A window of the Streptomyces griseochromogenes genome harbors these coding sequences:
- a CDS encoding LysR family transcriptional regulator, with product MAEWDLRKLRILRTLRERGTVTATAEALHMTPSAVSQQLTNLASQLGVPLLEAHGRRVRLTDAARLVLRHTEPVFEQLERAEAELTAYTQGEAGEVRVAAFSTAVPALVVPAVLALRARHPAVTVRVREAEAAEAYELLAAGEADLALSLAARAPGTADGRFTRVPLLADPLDVALPPGHPLASAPALRLTDLAAEPWIFGGSGPWSDITRRACESAGFSPHQGHSASGWTAILAMVAAGMGVALVPRTAAARRDGVVLRELGPERPVRHVVAAVRRGAEAGAAVDKVLRALRDAATGLGSAA from the coding sequence ATGGCCGAGTGGGACCTGAGGAAGCTGCGGATCCTGCGCACCCTGCGCGAGCGGGGCACCGTCACCGCGACGGCCGAGGCCCTGCACATGACCCCCTCGGCGGTCTCCCAGCAGCTCACCAACCTCGCCTCCCAGCTCGGCGTGCCCCTGCTGGAGGCCCACGGCCGCCGGGTCCGGCTCACCGACGCCGCCCGGCTGGTCCTGCGGCACACCGAACCGGTCTTCGAGCAACTGGAGCGCGCGGAAGCCGAGTTGACCGCCTATACGCAGGGCGAGGCAGGAGAGGTGCGGGTCGCGGCCTTCTCGACGGCGGTCCCGGCGCTGGTCGTACCGGCCGTACTGGCGCTGCGGGCCAGGCACCCCGCGGTGACCGTACGCGTCCGGGAGGCGGAGGCCGCCGAGGCGTACGAGCTGCTGGCCGCCGGGGAAGCGGACCTCGCCCTGTCCCTCGCGGCGCGGGCACCCGGCACGGCCGACGGGCGCTTCACCAGGGTGCCGCTCCTGGCCGACCCCCTGGACGTCGCTCTCCCGCCCGGCCACCCGCTCGCCTCGGCCCCCGCCCTACGGCTCACCGACCTCGCCGCCGAACCGTGGATCTTCGGCGGCAGCGGCCCCTGGTCCGACATCACCCGCCGCGCCTGCGAGTCCGCCGGCTTCAGCCCCCACCAGGGCCACTCGGCCTCCGGCTGGACCGCGATCCTGGCCATGGTGGCGGCGGGGATGGGGGTCGCCCTGGTCCCGCGGACGGCGGCGGCGCGCCGCGACGGCGTGGTGCTGCGGGAACTGGGCCCGGAGCGGCCGGTACGGCATGTGGTGGCGGCGGTGCGCAGGGGCGCGGAGGCGGGAGCGGCCGTGGACAAGGTGCTGCGCGCCCTGCGGGACGCGGCGACGGGCCTGGGCTCCGCGGCCTAG
- a CDS encoding DUF5707 domain-containing protein translates to MSRRVALSLAAGVVVLGGAGAVAIAYAENQPPALAHSTARYTAPEGKRDGSFTFTTEVRTSSGVKSLKVLPWPGNSSLAEKEPTAKDMTAAEAATCKPAGKDTVRCAYRTGVTGADAASSPRGSWHVAVLATAGDGTTTLDTKAAGFTVG, encoded by the coding sequence ATGTCCCGACGTGTCGCCCTGTCCCTGGCCGCCGGTGTCGTCGTCCTCGGAGGCGCCGGAGCGGTCGCCATCGCCTACGCCGAGAACCAGCCCCCCGCCCTGGCCCACAGCACCGCCCGCTACACCGCCCCCGAGGGCAAGCGGGACGGCTCGTTCACCTTCACCACCGAGGTCAGGACGTCCTCGGGCGTCAAGAGCCTGAAGGTGCTGCCCTGGCCGGGGAACTCCTCGCTCGCCGAGAAGGAGCCGACCGCCAAGGACATGACCGCGGCGGAGGCGGCCACCTGCAAGCCCGCCGGCAAGGACACCGTGCGCTGCGCCTACAGGACCGGGGTGACCGGCGCCGACGCCGCGTCGTCCCCGCGCGGTTCCTGGCACGTCGCCGTGCTGGCCACCGCCGGGGACGGCACCACCACCCTGGACACGAAGGCGGCGGGATTCACCGTCGGCTGA
- a CDS encoding DMT family transporter, translating to MATALHRTATPRTRSRTAAAPALGLALAALATVVWSGSFVTSRALHDSVPPVQHAFWRWVIALAVVAPLGARRAWRQREPIRRHFRYVLLASLLGVAVYNTLVNQAGLTTPAATMGMIMAASPVLMAVFERLGGVRLGARRTTGLLTACAGVVLLVGGGARFGAGDLWMVAACCSFAGYSALLRRRPAELGGTAFLFTTFLVGTVLLLPVQAASLALQGGFSPTPGTVLPLLYVGVASSAVAFFAWNKAIALIGAARAGIVYYLQPVCVALLSWALLGETTTGPQLLCMALILGGVVLGTGSRR from the coding sequence GTGGCCACAGCCCTGCACCGGACCGCCACTCCCCGCACCCGCTCCCGCACGGCCGCCGCCCCCGCGCTCGGCCTCGCCCTCGCCGCCCTCGCCACGGTCGTCTGGTCCGGCAGCTTCGTCACCTCGCGCGCGCTGCACGACAGCGTCCCGCCCGTGCAGCACGCCTTCTGGCGCTGGGTGATCGCGCTGGCCGTCGTCGCACCGCTGGGCGCCCGCCGGGCCTGGCGGCAACGCGAGCCGATCCGACGCCACTTCCGCTACGTCCTCCTGGCCTCCCTGCTCGGTGTCGCCGTCTACAACACCCTCGTCAACCAGGCAGGTCTCACCACTCCGGCCGCCACCATGGGCATGATCATGGCCGCCTCGCCGGTGCTGATGGCGGTGTTCGAGCGGCTGGGCGGCGTACGGCTCGGAGCGCGGCGGACCACCGGGCTGCTGACGGCCTGCGCGGGAGTGGTGCTGCTCGTCGGCGGCGGGGCGCGCTTCGGCGCCGGCGACCTGTGGATGGTCGCGGCGTGCTGCAGCTTCGCCGGCTACAGCGCCCTGCTGCGCCGCAGGCCCGCCGAACTGGGCGGCACCGCCTTCCTGTTCACCACGTTCCTCGTCGGCACCGTCCTCCTGCTGCCCGTACAGGCGGCGAGCCTCGCCCTCCAGGGCGGCTTCAGCCCGACCCCCGGCACGGTCCTGCCCCTCCTCTACGTCGGCGTGGCCTCCTCGGCGGTCGCCTTCTTCGCCTGGAACAAGGCCATCGCCCTGATCGGCGCCGCCCGCGCCGGCATCGTCTACTACCTCCAGCCCGTCTGCGTGGCCCTGCTCTCCTGGGCGCTGCTCGGCGAGACCACCACCGGGCCCCAGCTCCTGTGCATGGCACTGATCCTGGGCGGGGTCGTGCTGGGTACGGGCTCCCGTCGCTGA